tcaagtgaccaaaatatttcacatgcgaaGAGGGGTACGATTGGAAGCTGATATCGTCAAAAAGACGACAATGAAttcggattttttttacataacatacatatataacatataatcatatcatattagTTACGTAGCTTTGTCTGATAAGCCTTCGCCACGTCAGAAACAAACGTAGTTTTACCTGATCAAAAACTAGGAGTGTCAACGTCGATTTAATCAGGTAAAAGCACGTATgtcaaaaatgaagaaaattaagTAATTAAGTTTAAATAAGGAAATCAAGGAGTTTTTGGTCACACTTCCTTATTATGTTCCAAAgttcaaatgaaaagaaaaaatatcgaTACACCATGCATTCTCCAATTTtccaaaggaaacaaaataattaatttggAAGTTTTAAGCTCGAATATCTCAGAATCGCATTAGAGAAGATGCGAAGCGATGACGTCAGTtaccatggtgtcatggcggcctggttctaaacaaatgaaccaCTAGGAGAAAATGGATGCTATCGGAATTTGATCCCTTGCCACTTATTTTTCACGTGAGCCCACGTACAGACGATCGTCAACTGCGACTCTGTGTAGAACCAGCCTGCTGTGGCACCATAGCAACTGGCGTTCAAGCACTAGCACTAGCAAATATATAGTAAAGCAATTGCTAAGGCATGAACTTTTGCTTGGCTAGCAGTATCATTGCTTGAACTTGAAGCAATAATTGCTTTCCGGCATTTGatactttttatgcatctgacccaatgCACCCCACACACGCACTCACGCATGTGAATTCGAATTGTGACGCGTTTTGACCAATCGTGATGCTTAAAATATCACACCAAAAATTATGAAGTTTTCATAATAACAAGTTATTCCTGTTTAAAATCCcatcacattttattttaacCGGAGTATAATGATCTGATatcactttattgaaatcacaataaagaaaagaaatttacaaagtcaatacaaaacataattaaaaaaaataagataggCCCAGGTCATGACGTATTACTGTCGATGCAGGGCAGTAGTATAAAACTTATACAGTTTTGACGTAACAGGTACATAACTtaaacataacataacatgagtatatgtgaaataataaaaaaaaataatgcaatttagATCATGGGCTTGATAATTAACTTTCGTCCctcgagtttttttttattaaaggagaatgaaaccattagaacaagatagcttgtgtgaaaacagaaaaattaaagaaacagatcaacaaaagtttgagaaaaatcggacaaataatgagaaagttatgagcatttgaatattgcgatcactaatgctatggagatagcaaattggcaatgcgacaaagatgtgtgatgtcactgatgaacaactctccccattactttagtatacatttcacttgaattgcctcttttatcacatatatccatagatcatgtgttctttctacatgagggcatgtaatacatattttttaagaatacataatggataaagagtttgtatcatcgtaagaaaaagcaaaaagagacattttgaggtattttatagtccaccaaagggaaagttgttcatcagtgacatcacacatccttgtcgcattgccaatgggaggatctccatagcattagtgattgcaatattcaaatgctcataactttctcattatttgtccgatttttctcaaagtttctttattcttattctttgatttttctgtttctacacaagcctatttgttccaaaggtttcattcccctttaatgatatTAGGAAGTGATAATGCATAAAATTATACTTTATTTATCAATTAACAGTAACTCTTAGCTTCTACGGTATTTTGAGACCAATGAGTGTTAAACAATAAGcgatttatcattttttcaatttgttttatttcattttcaacagaacaaagtaaAGTGGTCGTATATACTTAGAAGACCATTTCacatgaaacataattatacaagaaatatatattgaGGTAGGTACAatatagtctgcaggcacagaccctcattggaactttcggatcaacaagtgtgcctccacgcaaagacaaGCACATACAAAGACCCTTCAGCACACAAGGCATgcagtaggctgcacattcagacccttatttctagtgaagggtttgccctgCAGACTAGGTACAATACATGATATTTTCCCATAAGTAAAACAACGTATTTTATAAGCAAATCATCATAAACATGATGCAGATCTGAGAAAATAGAGGGATCCACTAAGAAGCAAATGCTTCAAAGAGTGTGGACCCctctaaataattattgtagAACTGTCTACGAAGACGGACACAGAGGTTTAAATAAAATGGCAATTACACAAGAcaaaacgaaaaagaaaaatcacataAAGGCACAAGTAACAATAACATTCCACCAAAGTTCGTATGCCGAGCgaacgaaagaaaaaaggggaacaTTTTCTTGCCATTGAAATATAGTCAATGAGCCTTATTGTAAATGgaacataaataaatacagcATTGTTGTCAACTAAAGTAGTATACAGAGACTGATTAATAATggtatcatcatgatcataaaaaatatataaagaaatacaCAAACACCCACTAAATATTCTACGCACTTGAAAACATAATCACATAGCATATACAACTTCACAAGTGAATGGGTTTCGTAGACTCGGCATTTTAATAGACCAGCtcatagttacttcatggacaattttggtcaaatgaccttccattaatttctttcattatgataggcagatttcaaagcaagatattacgtaagcttgccttacatagcaggttgaagaaattgaaaagaccaggtgactagaatagcacaccaatgaacactttacactttatgaaggtatttgttgcattcctatagtaactttgaatgcatatcttagcatgttgcacaatgtacttggcaaactgtgaattACCAGTCgatcgtggacgcattgttgttttttgtggatgtaaatgaatagcactatttttcaaaagaataatcaagacatcaaagttggtgcttatttCATCAGATTTGAAGTCAAGCAATGAAGAAAAGAGACATGGCCAAAACAAAAGCTATCAAAACCAAAAATGAGAATTTTTGGAAAGATTATCGTGTATTGAAGAATAATGTAACATCTCTCATCAAAAAGGCTAAGAAAGATTATTATACAGAACAACTAACCAAAGATAAAAATTCTAATAATTCATGGAAAACACTATCTTCTTTATTACTCAAGAACATTTCTTCGTCTCCACCTCAATCCAGTCAAAGTCAAACCATGGCCAACcaatttaatcaatattttgcaaatataGGTAATTTGTTGAACCCGGCCTCTGCGACAGAAAATGACTTAGTACATGATGAAAACGTTACTGGTATGGCAGTTGAACATCCATTAAAACTTTGTACTGTTAGTCAAAATGATATACTGAAAGAAGTACTAcaactgaaaaataagaaatccGTGGGTTTAGACGGAATACCCATTCATATCCTAAAAATGTccataaatgaaattttacGTCCAGTTAGCTATCTTATGAATGAATCCATCGTTCAAGGTGTCTTTCCAAAGAAATGGAAAATTGCCAAAGTTATTCCGTTACACAAAAAAGGTGATCGATCAAATCCTAATAACTACAGACCAATTTCTATTCTTTGTTGTTTATCGAAGGTTCTTGAAAGATTAATCCATAAACAGCTCGTACAACATTTAAATTGTAACAACATTATCACTTTGGACCAATCAGGCTTCCGTCCTAAACATTCTACTTCAACTGCCCTAATCAAAGTCACGGATGAGTGGTTAATAGACCTTGATGACGGAAAGTATACTGGTGCGGTCTTCGTTGACCTCCAAAAAGCTTTTGATATGGTTAACATTCAATGTCTACTTGAAAAACTTAAAAGAGCTGGGATTAAAGAAACGAATTTGAACTGGTTTCATAGCTACCTTTCAGACAGGAAAATTGTAACATGTATTCATAACTGCAACTCTGAAGAATTACCAATCAGGCAAGGGGTTCCTCAAGGATCGATACTAGGTCCATtgctttttataatttttattaatgatttacctACTATTTTCAAGTCATGCAACATCCATCTCTATGCAGATGACACTGTGATTTACTTTTCTCATAAAGATCCCCACGTAGTTCAATCTACATTAAATAGAGAGTTGCTCATTCTTGATAGATGGATGGACTTGAATAGACTTAAAATTAATTATGACAAAACAATGTGCATGCTTTTTGGAAATAGACATATGCTAAAAAAACACAATGAACTAGATTTAAGAATTGATGGTCATACCATCAAACAAGTATCTTCGCTGAAATACTTGGGTGTGTATATTGATTCAGAACTGAAATGGGATGTTCATGTTAACCACTTAAGTGAAAAGGTGGGTCGTATGATTTCGTTCCTCCGTAGATTAAGTAAGTTTATCAATAGGAATAACTTGAAAATTATCTATCAGAGCGTTATACTACCCAACTTGGATTATGCTGATGTAATATGGCAATCTTCCTATGACAAATATACAGATCAGCtacaaaagttgcaaaataGAGCTGGTAGAATTATCCTTAATATTAATAATCGGTCACATGTTTCTACTGACtcaattcatgaaataatggAATGGCAAACCCTGAAGTCTAGGCAAAACTTTCATATTCAAACAATGATGTTTAAGATCCTCCATGATTTGGCTCCCAAATATctaacaaaatacatattttacacCTCAAGACCTTACCATTttcgaaaaaataatttgtgccTCCCCAAACCCAGAACTAATTATTGCAAACGCACATTTTTCTATAGGGGGACAAAGTTGTTTAACAGTATCCCAGATAATATTCGTAATTGTATGACCTTAAACTCGTTTAGATCAGCGTTGTCACATTTGAGACACTGATTTCTTTTTGTGGGAGGGGGATGGGGTAGTAGTGTAGGAGTAAGCAAACTGATAgtgattttttcccctcttctctcctttctttcttttttctaccttttcttttctctcttccttcattTCCCTctcttgtctttttcttttctgttctcTCTTTTTTACTTGGTCCCCATGGAAGACCAGCCGCACATATAATTGGTGCAGCTGAATATGGGTTATCCAACCGTCTCTTGTCTTAAGTTTGATCTTTTAACTTTCTTaacatgtttcaatcaatcatttttttttaatcaatgtttagaatcattatgtatgtatatgttacTCCTTGTATCTcttgtatatatattgttatgtattttttatgacggaaataaaacaaacaaacaaataataccAGCCACTATTCAGTGACATCAAACAAAAGAGCAATTGGAAATATTgtttgttgttgattttttgtttatataatgAAAATTCTTTGACTGTCTAAAATAAGATTTTGTTACCCTACCACCTATCATAACctaaatgcaaataaaaaaaattacgtcAGTGACTTCAACATTGCTATAGGCTTAATagaatttcacattttgatCATAATCATGACCGAAGATTACACTGGATTGCCTTTAGACAAAGAGGGCGCCTGTCGAAATGCCGAGGATGATGGCAGTACAAACGCAAGCCGCGACATCGACGATGACGAATGTCCGTGATCGAGTTGAGCTGTCTCCTTCCTGCAAAGAAATGGAGGGAGGGATAGAATACAAGATGAAAGGTTTGGTACACTGtcaaaactctggtgttgatttaaaaccagcccggaatctattatgtccacaccagagaattattgaaacaacaccagtttggaatcaaaccgatgctgttttaataccaattggtgttgtccaaacacctatctggtgttagaccaaaacgaaactgatgttgtttaacacttctctggtgtggacatattaTAGATTcctggctggtgttaaatcaacaccagagtttttgcagtgtaggatATCCCTTGAACACAAAGATATCGGTAGAGATTACGTCGAAGGTTCGAGTTTCTATTAAGAACTTCTCGAGGGATGAAGTTTTCGACTGTACAAAGACTTTCAGGAACATATTATTTTCCCCTATAACAGTGTATTATTTGAGTCTATATACGCACCCATTTTAGTAAACAAAGAAATTTAACTGTCAGTGTGCTTCTCATAAAGACATATAACATTATAGGCATATAAGTGCCATGAATATATGCGTGTTTGTACGtgcaattaattttgttttctataaaATAATTCACTCTTCTTTATTCTGTTTGTTGTTAATAGTATCCACTCCATGTTATGATTGGGATCATAACAACAACAACGGATGCAAAGGAAGGGGAGGGGTCCCGCCCTCCGGATTCCTGACACATGCCTAATGGCATTTCCCACCCACCCACTATTATGTTTCATGTGCTTTTTGTTCcgttttttacatgtatttcataagGGGGCGACAGTGACATGGGAACTATTATAGATGAAATTTTGACAAAGGGGGTAAAATCATCTTCCCCCATCCCcatctttaaaaatatctttCGTCCGCACCTGGTGTCAGATGGGAGTCCAGTAAAAATACTGATAAAATGTCGTTGTGGCGTTCCCGCATTCTGAGTATAGAGCCAGAAATATAAAAAGGGCAAAAAGGgcattttatattcatatcatccTCTTCGCGCCCGCCTTTAAAGAAGGTTAAGATCTTAATGTATTTTCTTACAACAAGCTGCCCTGGCTTTTCCTTGGGGTAGCAGCGGTAGACGAGGCCATTGTAAATACTGACGAGAGCGACGATGAGCATTCCGCCGATGATGAACCGACCAAGCCTGGTCGTCGAATAGGCGGGAACCTCGGCACTAACAGCTGCAGAGAGCACCaccaatgcgacaaagatgagCCCTGCGAATATGATCCGTTTCCCAGCCGACGACGGTCCGATCAAGAAGACTATGAGGATGAGCCATGTCGTGATGACAGAAGATGCGATACGACCGTGAGTCTCTCGTCGACGTACCAATACGGAGAACGTAACACTGTCGTAAGAGGCAGGACAGCACTGGTAGGCAAACGCCTCACGCGTGACCTTTGAGTCGACGATCTCCCAGATCGGATGGTCATCCGGATTAGTCTCTGACAAGTCGATGGTGTCGAATATCGGATGAACGGTTATTGTTGTGTTTGAATAGGACCATGATCCGAACTTCATACTGCATTCCTagagaaacaaataaaagagAAGCACgccctcttctttttttgagTTGTCTTGACACACACGCCACTGTGTGCCACGTCAATTTCTTGGCGCTTAAATGGACAGCACAATGGTATTTTGACGACCTTAGGATGACGTCAGTaatattctcaataaatatagaaaaatgtgATGAATGTATACACGACCCGGAATCCtcttttcattatctatttctccccccccccccctctctccctctctcttagGTTCGTTCTTCCTTCCGtctcattcatttaaaaatcgaaatctgtatataaaactcCAACCTTAAAACCTGAATAATCCAGGccaaaaattattaaaaacatcAGTTCGATAATCTCCTTCAACATCTACATCAGCATGTACGTGCACCTAAGTTTGTGAAACGGGGTCCAAACATCATGAATTTACTTTACATGTTGATCGTAGGGGTAGTCTTTCAAATCCATCGTACACGTCGTTTCCAGCTGCAAGGGAGGATAGTTGTATATCCCGCCAAAAGAGACTATTATGGCCAAAGCTTCTGTCACTAAGTCATGAAGCGGTGAATCGCTGTATAGAATGGAGTAAAAAGAGATCGCAAAAAGAGAAGAATTACACCCCCCCACCgaaaaatagtaatgataagaaatagataaataaatcatttaacaGAAAAGGTGAatagataaattaatgatcagaTAAAATGctaaataaatgagaaatgaatgaatggatggatggatggatggatggatggatgaatgaatgaatgaatgaataaatgaatgaataaaaaaatgaatgaataaatgaatgaatgaatgaatgaatgaatggatgaatgaatgaatgaataaatgaatgaatgaatgagtgaatgaatgaatgaatgaatgaatgaatgaatgaataaataaatgaatgaatgaatgaatgaatgaatgaatgaatgaataaatgaatgaatgaatgaatgaatgaatgaatgaatgaatgaatgaaagaataaaatgcgGATCCAATTCATATACAGGATCGAGTGTATGAAATTGTCAACAACATATTTATCtgtgtttgtttttaaaattgCATTGAATCCTAcccaaattaaattttaattgtttAGATTGTAAAAGGggaattttgtttgtttagttgttttagaaaaaaaatatatgggtTATTGCATTGAAATCCGTTTAGTGTTATCATGTAAATCTACTGATTCGATTTTAACAAACTGTATGTAAAATGCGTATACAGGTCCGTTGTGGGGAGCAGTTCTTTTATGTTGCTgaacaaaaatggacagtgctcacttaGTGTAAAATTCTTTCaacatttttactttcatttgatagttgagaccaaaacccaagaatataATGTAAACAAAGTTAATCccatgttgtatattttcaaTTCCAAGATTCTCGATTGCATCGCTCCCTCGCTTTTgagtttctttttaaaaaaatcggaTCTTGCCCTCCccgaaaaatatatacaaagtaTTTCTACCGCGAAAATGAAGGCACGCGCTTTATCTCCGAATCTTGACAATTGAAGGGatatggtccgggctgaaagtatttatagtttgataaatagagtagaattcactgagcaaaatgccgaaaatttcatcaaaatcggattataaataacaaagttattgacttttaaattttcgcaatattttgtgaaaacagtcgtcatgaatattcattaggtgggctgatgatgtcacatccccactttttcttttgtgttttattatatgaaataaggtttattcaaatttttttcctccaag
This window of the Lytechinus variegatus isolate NC3 chromosome 14, Lvar_3.0, whole genome shotgun sequence genome carries:
- the LOC121428109 gene encoding neuronal acetylcholine receptor subunit alpha-2-like, with amino-acid sequence MKYCFAYLALVGVALLTCAVAQNADDYARLRKSLFTDYDQELLPRYGEVNRVDMAMTLIKLRGLDIFKGTINMNVWLAVNWIDPRLSWNPADYGNIHEIHIRPSEIWVPDISLYDSDSPLHDLVTEALAIIVSFGGIYNYPPLQLETTCTMDLKDYPYDQHECSMKFGSWSYSNTTITVHPIFDTIDLSETNPDDHPIWEIVDSKVTREAFAYQCCPASYDSVTFSVLVRRRETHGRIASSVITTWLILIVFLIGPSSAGKRIIFAGLIFVALVVLSAAVSAEVPAYSTTRLGRFIIGGMLIVALVSIYNGLVYRCYPKEKPGQLVEGDSSTRSRTFVIVDVAACVCTAIILGISTGALFV